One region of Dokdonia sp. 4H-3-7-5 genomic DNA includes:
- a CDS encoding DUF3291 domain-containing protein yields the protein MNYHLAQVNVARMKGVSINDPEMKDFRDHTNEVNALAEQSKGFVWRDVFDENADPKPNALADEQVLINFSVWEDVQSLRAYTYTTFHTAIMKRQREWFKKYGEAHYALWWIKAGTTPTEKEAIERLAYLQKNGASQQAFTFKEVFEKPE from the coding sequence ATGAACTACCATCTCGCTCAAGTAAATGTTGCCCGAATGAAAGGGGTCTCTATAAATGATCCCGAGATGAAGGACTTTAGAGATCATACAAATGAGGTAAACGCGCTTGCAGAACAATCTAAAGGTTTTGTGTGGCGGGATGTTTTTGATGAGAACGCAGATCCTAAACCTAATGCGCTAGCAGATGAGCAGGTACTTATAAATTTCTCTGTGTGGGAGGATGTACAGTCGCTTAGAGCATATACCTATACGACGTTCCACACGGCTATTATGAAACGGCAGAGGGAATGGTTTAAAAAGTATGGTGAAGCACATTATGCCTTATGGTGGATAAAAGCCGGAACCACTCCCACAGAAAAAGAGGCGATTGAAAGACTTGCTTATCTCCAAAAAAATGGTGCTAGTCAACAAGCATTTACTTTTAAGGAAGTCTTTGAAAAGCCTGAGTAA